One window of Saccharopolyspora phatthalungensis genomic DNA carries:
- a CDS encoding NB-ARC domain-containing protein, which produces MFTQVERATRDGRPALVALDGPGGIGVTAAALQFYAKYKSWFPDGALQVKLSDPDRNEMVPAGEALNGTLQNLGQAPGELPATMADRSSLLRRLLSDKRVFLLLNDAVTVSQIETFLINSPGSLVVATSRAELRGLRRLGFKRVRVGPLNAAHSAALLDASAERAWDCDDQTKAHLIAVCGGYPLALNVVASLAEEPSPGRIIKRRLERGGLELFQEDEGNPVRRPLDLVYDNLPADAAEAHRMLALHPGTQFALEAAAVLFNTSLDDAEERLRVLTRKRLVHVVDEDRYEVHAPIRVHAREVLAADPELSGRTIEVVRRVATWYLKQTVAWDQVLSDRWRVSPLYQERAGLPEDVDVETRREQRARALGALEQERENLLACVRASETAGLDELTWQFCEALWGLYHLHGHFDDWIDTHQRGLAAAERLGNRLAVMHVSAQLGSAYFAIKEYSQAKECFLKSLHVAIDEGHDFGQQSAWEWLGKIYRELNEIEEALQAFVKSEEIVRRLDSQDQARALALIRLQRGRTYLKADRYAEAAEEFYGALEYFAGTSEIDNEAKARFELAQAYAGLDALEKATETGQQALALFSRDGSSRRKGEVCRLLASIGQRQGDHTTMIDYLGQAAQHYALCDPGEAEAIRQHLVELDEDASGGSHGS; this is translated from the coding sequence ATGTTCACCCAGGTCGAACGAGCTACGCGAGACGGACGTCCCGCCCTGGTCGCCTTGGACGGGCCGGGTGGTATCGGCGTTACCGCTGCTGCGCTGCAATTCTATGCGAAGTACAAGTCGTGGTTCCCGGATGGCGCTTTGCAGGTCAAACTGAGCGACCCTGACCGCAACGAGATGGTGCCTGCCGGTGAGGCGCTCAACGGAACGTTGCAGAACCTGGGGCAGGCACCTGGCGAGCTTCCGGCGACCATGGCCGACCGATCGAGCCTGCTTCGTCGCCTGCTTTCGGACAAACGGGTCTTTCTGCTGCTCAACGATGCCGTGACCGTTTCTCAGATCGAGACTTTCCTGATCAACTCGCCGGGATCGCTGGTAGTGGCGACGAGCAGGGCCGAACTGCGGGGCTTGCGCCGGCTGGGTTTCAAACGGGTCCGGGTCGGCCCCCTCAACGCTGCACACAGTGCGGCGTTGCTGGACGCATCGGCCGAACGTGCGTGGGACTGCGATGACCAGACCAAAGCGCATCTCATCGCGGTCTGCGGCGGATATCCCTTGGCGCTGAACGTGGTCGCGTCGCTGGCCGAGGAGCCTTCACCAGGCCGGATCATCAAACGCAGACTTGAGCGGGGCGGGCTCGAACTGTTCCAGGAGGACGAAGGGAACCCGGTGCGACGGCCGCTCGACTTGGTCTACGACAACCTCCCCGCCGACGCGGCTGAAGCACACCGGATGCTGGCGCTGCACCCTGGAACGCAGTTCGCTCTGGAGGCGGCAGCGGTCCTTTTCAATACCAGCCTGGATGACGCCGAGGAACGCCTGCGGGTCTTGACACGTAAGCGTCTCGTTCACGTCGTGGACGAAGACCGCTACGAGGTGCATGCCCCGATCCGGGTGCACGCGCGTGAGGTTCTCGCCGCTGACCCCGAGCTGAGTGGCCGGACCATCGAGGTCGTTCGTCGGGTCGCGACGTGGTATCTGAAACAGACCGTGGCGTGGGACCAGGTGCTTTCCGACCGGTGGCGAGTCAGCCCGCTCTACCAAGAACGTGCTGGTCTTCCGGAAGACGTCGACGTCGAGACCCGCAGGGAGCAGCGAGCCCGTGCCCTGGGTGCTCTGGAGCAGGAACGGGAAAACCTGCTGGCGTGTGTCCGTGCTTCGGAGACTGCCGGGCTCGACGAACTGACCTGGCAGTTCTGTGAAGCATTGTGGGGCTTGTACCACCTGCACGGCCATTTCGACGACTGGATTGACACGCACCAGCGTGGTCTGGCCGCGGCTGAACGACTCGGCAACCGGCTCGCCGTGATGCACGTGAGCGCCCAACTCGGTTCGGCATACTTCGCGATCAAAGAGTACTCACAGGCCAAGGAGTGCTTCCTGAAATCGCTGCATGTGGCCATCGACGAGGGGCATGACTTCGGTCAGCAGAGTGCGTGGGAATGGCTCGGCAAGATTTACCGCGAGCTGAATGAGATCGAGGAGGCCCTCCAGGCTTTCGTGAAGTCCGAGGAGATTGTGCGACGACTGGACTCGCAAGACCAGGCACGTGCGTTGGCGCTGATCCGGCTGCAGCGCGGGCGTACGTATCTCAAGGCCGACCGTTATGCCGAGGCTGCGGAAGAATTCTATGGTGCGCTCGAGTACTTCGCGGGAACCTCGGAAATCGACAACGAGGCTAAAGCTCGGTTCGAACTGGCTCAGGCCTACGCTGGACTGGATGCCTTGGAGAAGGCCACGGAGACCGGACAGCAGGCTCTGGCACTGTTCAGCAGGGACGGTTCATCACGCCGGAAGGGCGAAGTCTGCCGGCTGCTCGCCTCGATCGGGCAACGGCAGGGCGATCACACCACCATGATCGATTACCTTGGCCAGGCTGCGCAACACTACGCCCTCTGTGATCCAGGTGAGGCCGAGGCGATCCGTCAGCACCTGGTCGAGCTTGACGAAGATGCTTCTGGCGGGTCGCACGGTTCCTG
- a CDS encoding dihydropteroate synthase — protein MTIEQATLSGSAARATVTRPDVGPLKVMGVLNATPDSFWSGSRFDATAQAIIAGEGMLVSGTWAVEVGGESTRPGADSVSADEGWTMWARSSPHSPNGSRSSRPSRLGVDALRSPKATC, from the coding sequence GTGACCATCGAGCAAGCAACCCTGTCCGGAAGTGCGGCGCGTGCCACCGTGACCAGACCAGACGTCGGCCCCCTCAAGGTGATGGGCGTCCTCAACGCCACCCCGGATTCGTTCTGGTCGGGCAGCAGGTTCGACGCCACCGCGCAGGCGATCATCGCTGGCGAAGGGATGTTAGTGAGCGGCACTTGGGCGGTGGAAGTCGGCGGGGAATCCACCAGGCCCGGAGCCGACTCAGTGTCGGCGGACGAGGGCTGGACCATGTGGGCCCGATCATCTCCGCACTCGCCAAACGGCTCGCGCAGCAGCCGACCGAGCCGGTTGGGCGTTGACGCGCTGAGGTCACCGAAGGCGACTTGCTGA
- a CDS encoding methylenetetrahydrofolate reductase, which yields MVGKISERLLKQLWRHHDVVGDPGSKSLSELIKGCRPQLSGAPFPPHLAERFAAVADDPAAVRALGIERAILLSQRLLAEGVLGPHFITFNFARATTEVVAELALPTSCPRSRAGCGWKAPSWWHSPPTTTKTWPANAVRPARRPPKPCAAQPARPAQLIRR from the coding sequence GTGGTTGGCAAGATCAGCGAACGGCTGCTCAAGCAGTTATGGCGCCACCACGATGTGGTCGGCGACCCGGGGTCGAAGTCACTGAGCGAGCTCATCAAAGGTTGTCGTCCGCAGCTGTCCGGCGCGCCGTTCCCGCCCCACCTGGCCGAGCGGTTCGCCGCCGTCGCCGACGATCCCGCAGCCGTGCGGGCTCTCGGCATCGAACGGGCGATCTTGCTTTCGCAACGACTGCTCGCCGAAGGCGTACTGGGTCCGCACTTCATCACGTTCAACTTTGCCCGAGCCACCACGGAGGTTGTCGCCGAACTCGCCCTGCCCACGTCATGCCCCCGAAGCCGCGCCGGATGTGGGTGGAAGGCACCGAGCTGGTGGCACTCACCGCCCACGACTACGAAAACCTGGCCGGCCAACGCCGTCAGGCCGGCGCGCAGGCCGCCCAAACCGTGCGCTGCGCAGCCAGCTCGACCTGCTCAACTCATTCGTCGATGA
- a CDS encoding transposase: protein MSGSSKFPEQFRKDAVELARSSDRPLRQVARELGVNHETLRNWVRTAERAEAASPDSVSAGEQEELRALRKRVAELELEKEILRKAAAYFAKEMGR from the coding sequence GTGTCAGGTTCGTCGAAGTTTCCCGAGCAGTTCCGCAAGGACGCGGTCGAGTTGGCCCGGTCCTCGGATCGCCCGTTACGGCAGGTCGCCCGCGAGCTTGGGGTGAACCACGAGACGCTGCGTAACTGGGTCCGCACCGCCGAACGCGCCGAGGCCGCCTCGCCGGACAGCGTCTCCGCGGGTGAGCAGGAAGAGCTGCGGGCGCTGCGTAAGCGGGTGGCCGAGTTGGAGCTGGAAAAGGAGATCCTGCGCAAGGCAGCCGCCTATTTCGCCAAGGAGATGGGTCGTTGA
- a CDS encoding IS3 family transposase encodes MTCSYRFISEHRAVFGVARLCRVLGIRRPGFYEWLDAAPARAERTAADQRLAAEIAEVHAEHRGTYGRPRVTAVLHRRGRRVNHKRVERIMREHGITGITRRRRRSLTRQDETAAPVPDLIGRDFTAPAPGQRLVGDITYLPTQEGWLYLATVIDLHNREVIGHAMAGHIRAELVGDAIVLAARRGLIGNDAVFHSDRGSQYTSAEFRATLADLGVRPSVGRTGSSLLTG; translated from the coding sequence TTGACCTGCAGCTACCGGTTCATCTCCGAACACCGCGCCGTCTTCGGCGTCGCACGGCTGTGCCGGGTCCTGGGTATCAGACGCCCGGGCTTCTACGAATGGCTGGACGCCGCCCCCGCACGCGCCGAACGAACCGCCGCCGACCAACGGCTGGCAGCCGAGATCGCCGAGGTCCATGCCGAGCACCGTGGCACCTACGGGCGCCCCCGGGTCACCGCCGTGTTGCACCGCCGCGGCCGGCGGGTCAACCACAAACGCGTCGAGCGGATCATGCGCGAGCACGGCATCACCGGCATCACCCGGCGCCGACGCCGGTCACTGACCAGGCAGGATGAGACCGCTGCCCCGGTGCCCGATCTCATCGGCCGCGACTTCACCGCCCCAGCACCCGGGCAACGGCTCGTCGGTGACATCACCTATCTGCCCACACAAGAGGGCTGGCTGTATCTGGCCACCGTGATCGACCTGCACAACAGGGAGGTCATCGGCCACGCGATGGCCGGGCACATTCGCGCCGAACTGGTCGGTGACGCCATCGTCCTGGCCGCCCGGCGTGGCCTGATCGGTAACGACGCGGTCTTTCATTCCGACCGTGGCTCGCAATACACCTCCGCCGAGTTCCGCGCCACGCTCGCCGATCTGGGCGTGCGACCATCGGTAGGCAGGACCGGGTCGTCCCTCTTAACCGGCTAA
- a CDS encoding tyrosine-type recombinase/integrase, whose product MGIEAGLRLEERDGGWALAGPAASRFGLVDEYLAYLADRNYSPKTVRAYGYDVLAFCRWLVVEEQPLPEVTTEVLLRFLRACREATVAGRPGPNVVTLSGRRMDQYAPTTINRRLAAISGLFAFAAMRDPDVKNPVPRGKEARWLVAGERSGMLAHTVRRPKTRSSLRLREPRRLPTALSQSDAAELLASFHAWRDRAIAGLMLYCGLRSAEVLGLDVVDADIGGRWLRVVGKGQRERRVPLDADVASVIQVYLLAERPESASARLFLVAKGPNRGQPLTAAGLRTIFRYHRGLTGVVGGHPHALRHTFGTALAEAGVDLAVMQALLGHAHVDTTARYIHLAPAHVKAEFDAARDRIRSQ is encoded by the coding sequence ATGGGTATCGAGGCCGGTCTTCGGCTTGAGGAACGGGACGGTGGCTGGGCGTTGGCCGGGCCGGCCGCGTCGCGGTTCGGGTTGGTGGATGAGTACCTGGCGTATTTGGCCGATCGGAACTATTCACCGAAGACCGTGCGTGCCTATGGATACGACGTGTTGGCGTTCTGCCGGTGGCTCGTCGTTGAGGAGCAGCCGTTGCCGGAGGTGACCACGGAGGTGTTGTTGCGGTTCTTGCGTGCCTGCCGGGAGGCTACGGTTGCGGGCAGGCCGGGGCCGAACGTGGTCACGTTGTCGGGCCGTCGGATGGATCAGTATGCCCCCACGACGATCAATCGGCGGTTGGCGGCGATCTCGGGTTTGTTCGCGTTCGCCGCGATGCGGGATCCGGACGTGAAAAACCCAGTCCCCAGAGGCAAGGAGGCCCGCTGGCTGGTAGCGGGTGAGCGCAGCGGGATGCTCGCGCACACCGTCCGTCGGCCGAAAACCCGTTCGTCGCTTCGGCTCCGGGAGCCTCGTCGTCTGCCCACGGCGCTGTCGCAGTCGGATGCGGCGGAGCTTCTGGCGAGTTTTCATGCGTGGCGGGACCGGGCGATCGCGGGCTTGATGCTGTATTGCGGGCTGCGTTCCGCCGAGGTGCTGGGCCTGGACGTCGTCGACGCCGATATCGGCGGCCGATGGCTGCGGGTGGTCGGTAAGGGCCAGCGGGAACGCCGGGTCCCGCTGGATGCCGACGTCGCTTCGGTGATCCAGGTGTATTTGCTGGCCGAGCGGCCCGAATCCGCAAGCGCCCGTCTGTTTCTCGTGGCCAAGGGGCCGAACCGGGGCCAGCCGTTGACTGCGGCCGGGTTGCGCACGATCTTCCGCTATCACCGTGGGCTTACCGGCGTCGTCGGCGGGCATCCTCACGCGCTGCGACACACCTTCGGCACCGCCCTGGCCGAAGCGGGGGTCGATCTCGCGGTGATGCAAGCGTTGCTCGGACACGCTCATGTCGACACCACCGCCCGTTACATCCATTTGGCTCCGGCGCATGTGAAAGCAGAATTCGATGCCGCTCGCGATCGCATCCGCTCCCAGTGA
- a CDS encoding tyrosine-type recombinase/integrase, giving the protein MPLAIASAPSDDLHAAYLDYLRRTGRGNTAYTGAARVFFQRWPDPGQWAVQPLETRLSAGSSTRPIITFLMLHRVLQPGYDYLLERKLSSIWREVKDSPLGPDLDRFMTAAAELGFTERVRFATGSQVPVRLLIQTGRSLDLLTMADLDEFRAACQERETRTGKGHRHYLASVSNAQRVLFYLGIVDELPRSGGPVPFADRLADLRPPIRETMIAYLERKRATCQPKTVSAFATRLKHFGVFLAEVDPGLGSIAELDRRKHIEPYLRSLVDAVNPKNDQPITVADRSRRVLALMGFLTDITEWDWPDAPPRKLIFRDDVPKLPHTLPRYLPLDVDRRLTAVLTEHPGNELAAAALRLQRSCGLRIGELLDLELDCVHEVPDHGSWLKIPLGKLETERMIPIDDDILDLIDHITAIRSHGRPMPHPRYRRRAQFLFTHHGRRLSQSAVRHELDRAAQSAGLDHLTPHQLRHTYATALVNAGVSLQALMALLGHVSAEMSLRYGRLFDTTVRAEYERALDLAKQQARTPTTGTISLPLADITGGADWKNTPLLKSRLAGGFCLRAPAQGACAYANICEHCPSFHTEPSSLPILAAQRVDAEALARDAEQRGWIAEAQRHQRLIARLDILINEAQAG; this is encoded by the coding sequence ATGCCGCTCGCGATCGCATCCGCTCCCAGTGATGATCTGCACGCCGCCTACTTGGACTACCTGCGGCGGACCGGACGCGGAAACACCGCCTACACGGGGGCGGCTCGGGTGTTCTTCCAGCGCTGGCCAGACCCCGGGCAGTGGGCGGTGCAGCCTTTGGAGACCCGCTTGTCGGCGGGAAGCTCGACCCGGCCGATCATCACGTTCCTGATGCTGCATCGGGTGCTGCAACCGGGCTATGACTATCTGCTGGAACGCAAGCTTTCCAGCATCTGGAGGGAGGTCAAGGATTCACCGCTGGGTCCGGATCTCGATCGGTTCATGACCGCGGCCGCCGAGCTCGGGTTCACCGAACGGGTCCGGTTCGCCACCGGTTCCCAAGTTCCGGTCCGGCTGCTGATCCAGACTGGACGGTCGCTGGATCTGCTCACCATGGCCGATCTGGACGAATTCCGGGCTGCGTGCCAGGAGCGGGAGACGCGAACTGGCAAGGGGCACAGGCACTATCTGGCGTCGGTCAGCAATGCCCAACGGGTGCTGTTTTACTTGGGAATCGTCGATGAACTGCCACGCTCGGGCGGGCCGGTCCCGTTCGCCGACCGGCTCGCCGACCTGCGGCCGCCGATCCGCGAGACGATGATCGCCTATCTGGAACGCAAGCGGGCGACCTGTCAGCCCAAAACGGTGTCGGCCTTCGCGACCCGGCTCAAGCACTTCGGGGTCTTCCTGGCCGAGGTCGATCCCGGACTCGGCTCCATCGCCGAGCTGGATCGCCGCAAGCACATCGAGCCCTACCTGAGGTCGCTGGTCGACGCGGTCAACCCGAAAAACGATCAGCCGATCACCGTCGCGGACCGATCCCGGCGAGTGCTCGCGCTGATGGGATTCCTGACCGATATCACCGAGTGGGACTGGCCCGACGCGCCACCCCGCAAGCTGATATTCCGCGACGATGTCCCCAAACTCCCGCACACGCTGCCCCGCTACCTGCCCCTCGACGTCGACCGCCGACTCACCGCAGTGCTGACCGAACACCCCGGCAACGAACTCGCCGCAGCCGCCCTGCGACTGCAACGCAGCTGCGGACTGCGGATCGGGGAACTGCTCGACCTCGAGCTCGACTGCGTCCACGAAGTCCCCGACCACGGCAGCTGGCTGAAAATCCCGCTCGGCAAACTGGAGACCGAGCGCATGATCCCCATCGATGACGACATCCTCGACCTAATCGACCACATCACCGCCATCCGCTCCCACGGACGGCCGATGCCGCACCCTCGCTACCGGCGCCGGGCCCAGTTCCTGTTCACCCACCACGGCCGACGCCTCTCCCAAAGCGCGGTCCGTCACGAACTCGACCGCGCCGCCCAGTCCGCGGGACTCGACCACCTCACCCCGCACCAGCTCCGCCACACCTACGCCACCGCCCTGGTCAACGCCGGCGTCTCACTCCAAGCACTGATGGCGCTACTTGGCCACGTCTCCGCCGAGATGAGCCTGCGCTACGGTCGGCTGTTCGACACCACCGTCCGAGCCGAATACGAACGAGCCCTCGACCTCGCCAAACAACAGGCCCGCACCCCCACCACCGGCACGATCAGCCTGCCACTGGCCGACATCACCGGCGGAGCCGACTGGAAGAACACCCCATTGCTCAAATCCCGTCTGGCCGGCGGGTTCTGCCTCCGCGCACCCGCCCAAGGCGCCTGCGCCTACGCCAACATCTGCGAGCATTGCCCCAGCTTCCACACCGAACCCAGCTCGCTGCCCATCCTGGCCGCCCAACGCGTCGACGCCGAAGCACTCGCCCGCGACGCCGAACAACGAGGCTGGATCGCCGAAGCCCAACGCCACCAACGACTCATCGCCCGACTCGACATTCTGATCAACGAGGCCCAAGCCGGATGA
- a CDS encoding DUF6262 family protein: MTTTSTLGRVERACVQLHHDGHAVTFTAVAAHTGLGRTTLYRNPTLRAVIEEHRSRSATSGTLTSLTDEITTLRAALDALATRVRRHEEQLRRLTARND, encoded by the coding sequence ATGACCACCACCAGCACCCTGGGCCGCGTCGAACGCGCCTGCGTCCAGCTCCACCACGACGGCCACGCCGTCACCTTCACCGCCGTCGCCGCCCACACCGGGCTGGGCCGCACCACCCTCTACCGCAACCCAACCCTGCGCGCCGTCATCGAGGAACACCGATCTCGATCCGCCACCAGCGGCACCCTCACCAGCCTCACCGACGAGATCACCACCCTCCGCGCCGCCCTCGACGCCCTCGCCACCCGAGTACGCCGCCACGAAGAACAACTCCGACGCCTCACAGCTCGAAACGACTGA
- a CDS encoding GNAT family N-acetyltransferase: protein MTENPVLRDIAADHPDAAGLMAELEHFQLSLYGHADPAWVDAAEFTPPRGLFVVAYLHGEPVACGGCHRLLNDTVEIKKMYRTPRLRKRGLGRLILTRLERFALQAGSRRIRLESGARNADALKLYEEAGYHPIPPYMPNRGAEVPPEWWTGGLRGFRQPLEVSSRSRRD from the coding sequence ATGACTGAGAACCCGGTACTGCGTGACATCGCGGCCGACCATCCCGACGCCGCCGGGCTCATGGCTGAGCTGGAACACTTCCAGCTCAGCCTCTACGGTCATGCCGACCCCGCGTGGGTCGACGCCGCAGAATTCACACCGCCACGAGGACTGTTTGTCGTCGCCTACCTCCACGGCGAACCGGTTGCCTGCGGCGGATGTCACCGCCTCCTCAACGACACCGTCGAAATCAAGAAGATGTACAGAACCCCGAGACTGCGAAAACGGGGCCTGGGTCGCCTAATCCTCACACGGTTGGAGCGCTTCGCACTCCAAGCAGGCTCCCGACGGATCCGTCTTGAGAGCGGCGCGAGGAACGCAGACGCTCTCAAGTTGTACGAGGAGGCCGGATACCATCCCATCCCCCCGTACATGCCCAACCGGGGAGCTGAGGTTCCCCCCGAGTGGTGGACAGGGGGTTTACGGGGATTCAGGCAGCCGCTCGAAGTGAGTTCTCGTAGTCGTCGGGACTGA
- a CDS encoding helix-turn-helix domain-containing protein: MAAVFPRIRNDELVRLRREAGLSQQGLADALNDLARTRHKCGTSYSARAVRRWETGETAEPDLLSLSLLAEYFSVPIKDLGFRRARPPQAPIGFDGETDARDPRVEREQQRWLATQHALNAYRRELAVLAEHLYPQYRIPGLESTGTIAPADWIPEAPVPLKQIMLVMDESAPEPVITGGEHESAAVRPLHSATQRHRLYHDAIQELKPPKLFENRLAWRVTRVDWSASGPSLHFGYMGFFDSMDINEALAHETALHHVIHTDSGDTSIHPRPSSRRLSFRKLVGDPRDVTRRPLMGAIGTLTIRGGDSPSVVLHHRDGSRVAGGGGLTHLIPAGIFQPSSVLPSALRADFSLWRNIQREYAEELLGKVEYDGSGRPINYAQQEPFASMDAAQADGRIQVWCLGLTLDALTLCGDILTVAVIEPEFYDALFGAAAVRNNAEGRVPTQVLPFEGNTIRRLRESARLSPGASAALHLSWKHREILVK, encoded by the coding sequence ATGGCGGCCGTTTTCCCACGGATCAGGAACGACGAACTGGTGAGGCTTCGCCGAGAAGCCGGGCTGTCGCAACAGGGCCTCGCCGACGCGCTCAACGACCTGGCACGCACTCGTCACAAGTGCGGCACAAGCTATTCGGCCAGAGCGGTGCGGCGCTGGGAGACCGGCGAGACCGCCGAGCCGGACCTGCTTAGCCTCAGCCTTCTTGCGGAATATTTCAGTGTCCCGATCAAGGACTTGGGGTTCCGCCGGGCGCGTCCGCCCCAGGCACCTATCGGCTTCGACGGCGAGACTGACGCGCGGGATCCCCGCGTCGAACGTGAGCAGCAGCGCTGGCTTGCGACCCAGCATGCTCTCAACGCCTACCGACGCGAGCTTGCGGTGCTCGCCGAGCACCTCTACCCCCAATACCGTATTCCCGGTTTGGAGAGCACCGGGACCATCGCACCCGCAGACTGGATTCCCGAGGCACCGGTCCCGCTCAAGCAGATCATGCTCGTCATGGATGAATCCGCGCCCGAGCCGGTGATCACTGGTGGCGAACACGAGAGTGCTGCGGTGCGCCCACTGCACTCCGCGACGCAGCGCCACCGCCTGTACCACGACGCCATTCAGGAACTGAAACCGCCAAAACTATTTGAGAACCGGCTAGCGTGGCGTGTGACGCGAGTGGACTGGTCGGCGTCCGGCCCGAGCCTGCATTTCGGTTACATGGGGTTCTTCGACTCGATGGACATCAACGAGGCCCTCGCGCACGAGACCGCCTTGCATCACGTCATCCACACCGACAGCGGGGATACCAGCATCCACCCACGGCCCTCATCACGGCGGCTATCGTTCCGCAAACTCGTTGGCGACCCGCGTGACGTCACGCGTCGGCCGTTGATGGGTGCCATCGGCACGCTCACCATTCGCGGCGGCGACTCGCCCAGCGTCGTGCTGCATCATCGCGACGGCAGCCGGGTCGCCGGAGGCGGCGGACTGACGCACCTGATCCCGGCAGGAATCTTCCAGCCATCCAGTGTCCTTCCGTCCGCGCTGCGCGCCGACTTCTCGCTGTGGCGCAACATCCAACGGGAATACGCCGAAGAACTCCTCGGGAAAGTCGAGTACGACGGCAGCGGAAGACCGATAAATTACGCCCAGCAGGAGCCCTTCGCGAGCATGGATGCGGCTCAGGCCGACGGCAGGATCCAGGTGTGGTGTCTTGGCCTCACGCTGGATGCGTTGACCTTGTGTGGCGACATCCTGACCGTCGCGGTGATCGAACCGGAGTTCTACGACGCACTCTTCGGTGCGGCAGCCGTCCGAAACAACGCCGAGGGCCGCGTTCCCACACAGGTTCTTCCCTTCGAGGGGAACACCATCCGGCGGCTGCGAGAGAGCGCGCGGCTATCGCCTGGAGCGTCGGCGGCACTGCACCTTTCCTGGAAGCATCGGGAGATCCTGGTGAAGTGA